The Macaca fascicularis isolate 582-1 chromosome 5, T2T-MFA8v1.1 genome segment CTCCACACCACCCTCTGGCGGCCAAGCAGCATCCCTGCCTGGAAGGAGGCGAGGTCCTTCCAGCCCTGGCTGGCTCTCTGAATGCCATTAATTTCAACGCACCACTCACCCCATGAGAACAATCGATATAATTTTCTCCTTTTGCCatagctgatttttgtgttttggggaTTTCAAAGAGAATTAAATTATTGAATCACAACAGCTCCAAATCTTACTGCATACTCAAGGGGACAGTGCCTTTTTCTGGCCTCAGTAACCTGTTTTCTCTTTGGATAATTTCTGGATGGAAAATGAGTAGTTCTAGCCCCTAAACCTGTTTTGTAAAAGTTAATTAAGGGTCAAAACTCTGTCACTCCCTGGCCTGGCCTCGGCCTTCCTCTCTGGAAATAACAAAGTCCTTTATGTTTATAGGAACTATtgggaaaattttaaagaatttgctTGAAGAGAGCCTATTCACCCACCATCAATGGCTTTTTCAGTGTGTGTAGTCACAGGGCCACACCATTTTATGCTGGTTATGAACACGTGAATTCCTGCCCTCAAGCCTGGGAGCGTGCTAGCCCCTGAGGTGGTGGACAGCTTACCTCCCCGATTCCAGGTCTTCAAACTCCCATTTCGAGAACTTCCTGTGTTTAATTGCTTTCCACCTAACAATAAATTCGCCACTTGCAAAACCACTTGGTCGATAAAGCCTCGCGGCAGGGCGGCACAGTTCCTCACGCGCTCAGCCTTTTCTCTGGGATGAAATCCAGGTAGCCAGGCTCCTTCGGCCTGGGGCCCTGCTCCACGCTCAGCGGCCCAGGCCCCGGCTACACACCCGACCCTGGCGCCCAGAGCTTGGTGACCGTCACAGTGATCAGCACTGCCAGCAGCAATCCGGAGTGGAGAAGGGCAAAGCTCCCGTCCAGGTGGGCTTACAGGGCAGCCCCGCCTGCTCTTAATGTACTGAGTCCTCTTTTCATCCATGGAAGCTTCTCTGGAGGGAGGGTATGTTCTGGATTTCCCAATGAGACAGACCTGTGTTTGAAAAGAGCAAAGCAAGTATTTTAGCTGGCTTGTCTATTTCAACATTCTTCATGGAATGCTCTCATCCTGGAGTACAAATCACAAGTTTTAAACGTCTATCATGAAAAAatcctgattttaaaaactgacaccagtcgggtacggtggctcacaccggtaatcccagcactttgggagcccaaggtgggcagatcacctgaagtcaggagtttgagaccagcctggccaacatggcgaaatcctgtctctactacaaatacaaaaattagccaggtgtggtggcgcacacctgtattcccagctactcaggaggctgaggcaggagaatcacttgaacctgggaggcagaggcagtgagccaagattgtgccaatgcactccagcctgggtgacaagagcaaaaactccatctcaaaataaataaatataaataaaaaataaaaactgacgCCAATATAAgttacttaaaaaatttaaaaacccccaaaaaacagtAAGAGCCCATGGTTCCCTCTCATCACTTGGAGCTTCACAAGACCTAACAAAGGCGCCTAAACTCAGAATCCACACTCCTGGGCCTGGCAGCCGCACCGTCCTAAAGCTTTCCTGCTGCCGCCCCTCACTCCACCCCTTGGCCACCTGGGGGGGGCACATGCTGATGGTAACACTGCCCAGTGccccaggggctgggaagggaggtAGCTTTGTCCCCACCTTGCCAGAGCCAGCAAGTGCACATGGGGGCTAAGCAGAGGGCCTGGAGCCACAGAGGCGCTCCACGCATGCTCGCCTTCCTTCGCGGCACATCCCGATGGAGGATGCCCTTCAGACAGTCCCCTCCGGACAAGCAGGCCCAGCCAACCATGGCACGGGcgccttatttctgggcttccTCTCCAGGCATCAACTACAAGGCCAGGCGCAGGTGATAAGGAAGCCGACCTCCTCACTATGTGACAGCCACACCTCTGCTCCCCACCTCTTCCAGGAGGATTTTAAATTCTCAGTGCCTGTCACACACCCAGGCCCCACCAGACATGTGCTGTGTGTGAACTGctttaaaaatgacaaagcaCGTTCACATCCACTTTTATATTCGATCCCCAAACCTGCCagtgataagaaaactgaagctcagagagatgaagGGACAGTCCATGGTCTCTACCAATTAGTAATGGGACAGCAAGTGCAAAAATCAAAGCCACAGGCTCCTTGGACCTGCCTAGAGGACCCAAACTTTAGCAGTTTCCCCAAATCAGTTCTGACCTCAGAAGACCAAGACCTGCCAAAATGGAGGACACTGAGAGGATGACGGGACGGTTCAGCAGCAAGTCCTAAGGTAACTTCCCATGGTAGCAGGGTAGTGACAGTGCCAGCGGCCCTGAGGCCTGTGCCAACAGCCAACGCTGCTCCTGGCGCACGGCTATGACTGCAGCCGGCCAGCGAGTGCCCACGACATGCCCTCCCCGCCGTGGGCTCTGAGGACATCATCCTGTTAAGCCTCCACAAAGCACCAGGCAGCCTTCTGGTCTCACAGAAGCGGACAGGCTTGTGGAGCTCTGCGATCAGTCGGAGTGAACCACGAGCAGCAGAGCTGAGGCTTTGCTCAGATCAGCCGGGCCCTTTCTTGCTAAGGCAGCCGTCAAACTCTGTGGCCTGGACACGAcggagttattttttaaaagcacactgTCTGCCAGCCACAGACTGTTGTCAAATAAAGTCACCAGAGACTGAGGTGAGCGGCTGTAAACACTTCCATGGTTCTTTAGAAAGGTCAAGCCCTTGGCACGGCAAGAGGGCCTAAGTCTGCCCTGTCCATACAAGGTTCAGAGGCACGGTCACGCTGCTCACAGAAAGTCCCCGGGCCACCTTCTGCCCAAATGACATTTCTGGTGAATCTGAATGAACCAGGCCTTTAATGAGAAAATGGGAAATCATTGTGAACTTCTGAAACACACTTCAATTGCAGCCAATTATTTGCGACTTGAAGGAGCAGGAACTTTCCCCAGGGAGTTCAGCCACAGGCCACACCGAGGCCTCCTCTGGGCAGGTCCTCTGGGGCCACTCAGAGCTTCTGGAGAGGCAAGGAGGGCTTGGCGAGGGCGCCTACAGGTCTGGAGGAGGGAGCACCGGGGTGCCTTTAAGGAGGGTACCATGAGACAGAACAAGCCTCTGGGCCTCGTCAGTGACAGAGGCACAGAAATCAGCACCAGCATGTTCTGGAACATTTTGAATGTTACAGCATGGTTCACGGCTCTGTGACAGAGTCCTGAGCTCTCCATCCGAACACCAACACACCGCCAAGAACAATGAGAATCAGGACGTACTCTTTTGGTTGAAGGAATCCTGAGGCAGTCTTCGGCCACGTGAAACCCACAGGTGAAGCCCACTTCTTTAATGAAGTCAAGGTATTCCCGGTACTGAGTCTTCTTACTCTGCCTCCGGGAGTATTTTCCAATGAAGTCAAAGAAGCAGCAGGGGAGGACAAAGAAGCGGCAATTGTAGGAAGACCTTCAAAAAGAACCGACAACCAGAGTGTCAAGCATCCAGAGCAGACGCAATCAAGGAAATTCGGCGCAAAGCCACACGGCAATCGCGTAGCGGGGCAAAATAGGGA includes the following:
- the TRMT44 gene encoding probable tRNA (uracil-O(2)-)-methyltransferase isoform X18; its protein translation is MELKEDAITPNDKTLFPDVDWLIGNHSDELTPWIPVIAARSSYNCRFFVLPCCFFDFIGKYSRRQSKKTQYREYLDFIKEVGFTCGFHVAEDCLRIPSTKRVCLIGKSRTYPPSREASMDEKRTQYIKSRRGCPVSPPGRELCPSPLRIAAGSADHCDGHQALGARVGCVAGAWAAERGAGPQAEGAWLPGFHPREKAERVRNCAALPRGFIDQVVLQVANLLLGGKQLNTGSSRNGSLKTWNRGESLSLAEVASELDTETLRRLKRECGGLQTLLRNSHQVFRDTAQRGPRAGPKSPSEWRGRATVQARSDPALAPLSLQHHPGHRILSPFLRAACCEWESSHSRLERGDAVGNKATGSETESALQSLQNPPLLVLHASP
- the TRMT44 gene encoding probable tRNA (uracil-O(2)-)-methyltransferase isoform X17, whose amino-acid sequence is MVWPEVTDPEKFVYEDVAIAAYLLILWEEERAERGLTARQSFVDLGCGNGLLVHILNSEGHPGRGIDVRRRKIWDMYGPQTRLEEDAITPNDKTLFPDVDWLIGNHSDELTPWIPVIAARSSYNCRFFVLPCCFFDFIGKYSRRQSKKTQYREYLDFIKEVGFTCGFHVAEDCLRIPSTKRVCLIGKSRTYPPSREASMDEKRTQYIKSRRGCPVSPPGRELCPSPLRIAAGSADHCDGHQALGARVGCVAGAWAAERGAGPQAEGAWLPGFHPREKAERVRNCAALPRGFIDQVVLQVANLLLGGKQLNTGSSRNGSLKTWNRGESLSLAEVASELDTETLRRLKRECGGLQTLLRNSHQVFRDPVCSGSAGTTQIDKLAHLVLWPTTQEWTQLMRTTSAP